The Sinorhizobium fredii USDA 257 region GGCGGATCTCCGGGCGAACACCTTTTTCGCCGGCCAGAGCGCGTGATGCCGTGCTGAGAGAAACACCGCATGCCGCTGCGATGTCCTCAAGACGGACACGCTTGCTCTTCTTGCCACGCTTGCCGGATGGCGGTTTCGCGATCACTTCACTGCTCCTTTTCGCAATCATGGGAAAAATTTTCAGATTGCGCAAGAAAAAACCTCGTGGCTTTATTTTCTCCGAGGAGCCGCGCAAGCGGTGTACATGGGAGGAACGTCATGGGTCCGAATGCCCGCGATATTCGCGTTGGTCTCGATCGTCTTGTCGCCGGCATGACCGGCCTCAAGCATGAGGGTCGTTTTCACGAGCCGAACCTCGACGGGACCGCTGGTGACTACATCAGCTTCGACAGTTGGGAATGGCCACAGGGCGTCGGTCTCTACGGCCTGATCAGACTCTGGCTGTTCACCGGCCGCGACGATCTACGCCAGCTCGTCGAAAACTGGTATGAAGCAAGGCTTGCAGCGGGCCTGCCCGAGCTCAACGTCAACACCACGGCGCCGATGCTCGGCCTCTCCGTGCTTTGGGCAAAGACCGGAAATCCGCGGTGGAAACCGGTGCTCGACGGTTGGGCGGACCGCGTGATCGCGGAAATGGGGCGCACGCCGGAAGGCGGCTTCGAGCATCATGTCTCCGATAAAGTCAACGACAACGAACTGTGGGACGACACGCTCTATATGGTGGCGCTTTTCCTCGCCTCCTACGGCCACGCGAGCGGCCGGCGTGAGCTCGTCGACGAGGCTTCGCGACAATTCCTCGTCCATGCCCGCTATCTATCCGACCCTCAAACCGGCCTCTGGTTCCATGGCTGGACGTTCGACGGGCGGCACAATTTTGCGCGGGCACGCTGGGCACGCGGCAATGCCTGGATCACCGCCGGCATTCTCGATTTCTTCGACCTCGCCGAGATCGCCAATCCGGTCAGGACCTTCCTTGAAGGAGTCCTTATCAGCCAGGTCGACGCGCTTCTGCCACTGCAGACCGCATCTGGCGCCTGGCGCACCCTTCTCGACGACGCGAGTTCCTACGAGGAGATCTCGGCCACCGCGGGGATCGGCTACGGGCTGCTCAAGGGCCACCGCCTCGGCCTCGGCACACCCGCCTGGCAGACTGCCGGCTTGAAGGCGCTCGAGGCAGTCATGAACAATATCGACGAGAACGGCACCGTGCTCAACGTCTCCTACGGGACGCGCATGGGCCATGATCTCCAGTTCTATAAGGACATCCCGATCCAGCCGACAGGCTATGGGCAGGCGCTGGCGATCCTGTGCCTTTCCGAAGCCCTCCAGCATGTCGGTGCAGAAGGACAGGCGGTATGATGATGAAGATTTTGTACGGGGCCGGCCCTGAGGACATCAAGGGCTACGATACGGAGCGTCTGCGTCGCGAGTTCCTGATCACGGACCTCTTTGCCCCGGATGCGGTAAACTTCACCTACACCCATGTTGATCGTCTGCTGATCGGCGGTGCCGTGCCGGTCGCGAAAAGCCTGACCTTCGGATCCGGCGCCGAAATCGGCACGCCCCATTTGCTGTCGGCACGAGAGATGGGCGTCGCCAACCTCGGCGGCAGCGGCACGGTCATCGTCGACGGGCAGGAATTTACGCTTCAAAACCGCGACGTTCTCTATGTAGGACGGGGTGCAAAGGAAATCACCGTAGCGAGCCAGTCCGCCGATGCGCCGGCGCGCTACTACATGAACTCCGTTCCGGCTGGCGCCGATTTCCCCCACCGGCTGATCCCGAGGCAGGAAGCCAAGCCGCTCGACCTCGGCGACGCCAGGCGGTCGAACAGACGCCGCCTCGCGATGTACATCCATCCGGAAGTGGCTCCCTCCTGCCTGCTGCTGATGGGCATCACGGATCTGGCCGAAGGCAGCATCTGGAACACAATGCCACCGCATCTGCACGAGCGCCGCATGGAGGCCTACTGCTATTTCGACATGGCAAGCGAAGACCGGATCATCCATCTGATGGGCCGTCCCGAGGAAACGCGCCACCTCATCGTCGCGGACGGCAACGCGGTGCTGTCACCGGCGTGGTCGATCCATATGGGTGCCGGCACCGGACCCTATGCCTTCGTCTGGGGCATGACCGGAGAAAATCAGGAATACAACGACGTGAACCCCGTTGCCGTGGCTGAGCTCAAATGACCGATACGACGTTCCACCTGAAGAAGAATCTCGCCGCGGGCGAAGCCATCCGCTACTGGCAGCTTGGCGCGATCGCCGAGGAGCGTTTCGACGTGCCGGACCAGCCTATGAATGGCGAGATGGATCCCTTCTTCTTCCTGACCAAGCACAAGAACTTCATTCCCCACGAATATCCGTGCCGCACGATCTTTGCCGAGCGCTATCGCGGCAAGCGGCCGGACGTACGCGGCGCTTTCGAAGCCACGCGCTGGTGGTTGCCGTTCGGCTCGCCGCGGCTCGATCTCTCCGGCTTCTGGTTCCGCCCGACGCGGCTGTCGACCTGGGCGCGGACCTATATCGAGGCGGAAAACGCCGGGACGGCGAAGGTCCGTCTCGGCACCTGCGGCGGGGCGGTCCTCTGGATCAACGATGCCGAAGCGGGCTGGATGGCCCCCTATAGCCGCAATCTCGAGGCTCGGGCCGAGTACGACCTGCCCTTGAAGGCCGGGCTCAACAAGGTCGAGATCTTCTTCGACGACCTTGCCGAGCGCGACGCCCGCTACTTCTTCCAGCTCGACTACCTCTCGGGTCCCGTGGCCAGCGTAGCGCTCCCCGTTCCTTGCGAGAGCGAGGCAGCAAGCAGGATCGAGGACGTGCTCGACGGCATGCACTTCGACCGCCCCGCCTATTTCGAGGGCGACATCACGCTGCTTTTCGCCACACCGCTCCCGCTTGACGTCGGGGTCAATGTTGCCGTCGAAGGCGATTTCATGTCGACCGAGCGTTTCGACCACGACTTCGTGCTGAAGGCCGGCGAACGGCGCCTCGTCATCGGTCCTACCGAGAAGGCGCCAGCCGATTTCCGCCATTTTCGCATCACGCTCGATGCCGGCGGCTTCGTCGCATCGCGCTCGCTGGGCGTGGAGATCTGCCACGCCGGCCGACAGGGTGAAGCACCGTCGTCGCTTGCGGCTCGCATCACTGAAACGCTCGACGAGGTTTCCGAATTCTCCGAGCGCGACACAGTGCGCGCCTTCGCGCGGCTGGCGAGCGGGCGCCCGGGCGCGGACACCGACGCGATGATCGAAGAGATCCTGCCGTCGATAGAGGATTGCCACGACTGCGCCGATTTCTCGCTCGTGCCGCTGATCTGGTCCCGCACAGTCTGGGGCAAGGATATCGGCGAGCGGACGCGCGCCCGCATCGATCATGCCATTCTCAACTTTCGCTACTGGATGGACGAGCCAGGCAACGATGTGCAGTGGTACTTCTCCGAAAACCATGCATTGCTGTTCCATACCTCGGCCTATCTTGCCGGCCACCTTCTTCCGGGCGCCACGTTCCGCCGCTCCCGCCGCAAGGGCGAGGAGCAAAGGGCGGTCGGCGCAGCCCGGGTGAGGGCTTGGCTCGACCATTTCGAAGCCTGGGAAATGGCGGAATTCAACTCCGCGCCCTATTTCCCCATCGACCTCAAGGGACTGACGGCGCTTGCAGCGCTTTCGCCCGATGCCGACATCGCCGAGCGTGCCAGGAAAGGTATCGTGCGACTGTGCGAGATAATTGCCCGCTCCGCCCACCACGGCATGATCACCGCCGCCCAGGGGCGCTCCTACGAACACACGCTCTGCGCCGGCCGCTCGCTCGAGCTTTCGGCCGTCGCGCGCCTGCTCTGGGGCAAGGGCTGGTACGGCCGCCGCGTGCACGCGCTGCCGCAGCTTGCCGTCTGCCTGCGAGATCACGGCCTCGTCGTGCCGGAAAGCCTGGCAGCGGTTGCCTGCCACCAGGGCGACGAGCACCAGGAATGGCGCTTCGCCCAGGGCGAAAACCGGTTCGCCGCACTCTATCACTACAAGGGACGGAATTTCGCGATGGGCTCTGCCAGCCACTACCGCTGGCGCGAGTGGGGCTATCAGGAGACCGTTCTGCATCTCAGGATCGGCGAGCGTCCGGAAGCAGCGGTCTGGATCAATCATCCGGGCGAGACGATCCAGTTCGGGTACGGCCGACCTTCCTTTTGGGGTGGTTGCGGCGCCCTCCCTCGCGCGCACCAGTACAGAGGGTTGGCCGTACTCGACTTTTCGACCTTCGAGGAGCAGCCTGATTTCACCCACGCCTGGTTCCCGATCGCCGAGTTCGACGAGAGCGCAATAAGAGGCAAGCGCGCCTTCGCGCGTAGTGGACGCGGCGCCGTCGCCCTCATCGGCAGCGGTGACCTGGAACTGGTGCAAGTCGGCCCCTCGGCCAAGATGGAACTGCGCCAGTACGGCCGCAAGACACGCTGGATCGTCCGGGTCTGCGACGCCACCAGGATCGAATCCGTCGAAACGAGATTTGCCGGCCTTTCGGTGGAGGAGACCGAGGAGGGCACGCTTGTCATCGATGATCCCGATTACGGCCGTGTGGTGTTCCGCAAGGACGGATCGACGTTGGCCGAGGGCCGCACAATCGCACCGC contains the following coding sequences:
- the bglB gene encoding beta-galactosidase BglB, which gives rise to MGPNARDIRVGLDRLVAGMTGLKHEGRFHEPNLDGTAGDYISFDSWEWPQGVGLYGLIRLWLFTGRDDLRQLVENWYEARLAAGLPELNVNTTAPMLGLSVLWAKTGNPRWKPVLDGWADRVIAEMGRTPEGGFEHHVSDKVNDNELWDDTLYMVALFLASYGHASGRRELVDEASRQFLVHARYLSDPQTGLWFHGWTFDGRHNFARARWARGNAWITAGILDFFDLAEIANPVRTFLEGVLISQVDALLPLQTASGAWRTLLDDASSYEEISATAGIGYGLLKGHRLGLGTPAWQTAGLKALEAVMNNIDENGTVLNVSYGTRMGHDLQFYKDIPIQPTGYGQALAILCLSEALQHVGAEGQAV
- the kduI gene encoding 5-dehydro-4-deoxy-D-glucuronate isomerase — its product is MMMKILYGAGPEDIKGYDTERLRREFLITDLFAPDAVNFTYTHVDRLLIGGAVPVAKSLTFGSGAEIGTPHLLSAREMGVANLGGSGTVIVDGQEFTLQNRDVLYVGRGAKEITVASQSADAPARYYMNSVPAGADFPHRLIPRQEAKPLDLGDARRSNRRRLAMYIHPEVAPSCLLLMGITDLAEGSIWNTMPPHLHERRMEAYCYFDMASEDRIIHLMGRPEETRHLIVADGNAVLSPAWSIHMGAGTGPYAFVWGMTGENQEYNDVNPVAVAELK